The DNA sequence TTTTACTTCTCATCTCGTAGGGTATAACTTTTTTTATAACCAATTCTATAAGGTCTTCCTTAATTTTTTTATGACTGACACTGGGATTATGCTGTGATGAAAGTACAACACTTTCAACACTCCTCGGTATACCATTTTCATAACGGACTGTTACCTGGGATTTTCCATCAGGTCTCAAGTATTTTAGTTCTCCTTTTTTTCTTACCTCTGCAAGACGGCGGACAAGTTTATGTGCAAGGATTATTGGCATTGGCATTAGTTCTTCTGTCTCATCAGTCGCATACCCGAACATCATTCCCTGGTCCCCTGCACCACCTTTATTAACTCCAAGTGCAATATCAGGGGATTGGTTCTGAATGGATGTAATGATAGCACTGGAATCAAAGTTAAATCCATAAGAGGTATCAGTATATCCTATGTCTTTTAATAATTCTCTTACAACGCCAGGAATGTCAACATAACCAGTTGTTGTTATCTCTCCCGCAACAAAAATAAGTCCTCTTGTTGTAAGACATTCACAAGCAACCCTTCCATTTTTATCCTGCTTGAGTACTTCATCCAGTATAGAATCAGATATCTGGTCACAGATTTTATCCGGATGTCCCTCTGTAACTGATTCTGAAGTAAAAAGATAAGAATTTTTCATATTTAACCTCCTAATTTTTGTTTAAGTAAGTTTATCTCTGCTATCTCTGTTGGATTTTCATTATTGAGAATAGCGAGATAGAAACTTATCCAGTCACCGAGAACAATCAGATAGAATAATTCTTCAAGTAAAGATTCTCCTTCAGCTATTAAATTAATTATCTGTGGTTGTTTCTTGAAAATAATCTCTTTAGTTATCTCAAATCTTAAATTTACTCTCGGATGTTCCTTTTTAGATATTATAAAGACAGGTAGGCACTTTTCTATAAACCATTCAGGATAACGCCAGGACATAATCTCATTATGGTTCATTTCAGGGAAGACGTTCATAAAAGCAAATGCTTTGCTATTTTCTGCAATCTGTGTTTTCCACCTTGTAATTACAGGTAGAAATTTATTACTTGAATAGAGTAAAGGGATTCTGTTATAGAATTTTTCTGCAAGATGTTTTGCTAAATTATCTTTATTTTCCGGTAAGAATTTTTCAATCCATCTTGCCATTGCAGTAAAAATTTTATTTTCTACAGAAGGGACAACACCGATTTGCTCCATTATTTTATAACAGGAGAAGAAAAGATATCCTAATGCACATCTTGGGGGAAATCCAGCAGGTATCTTTACAAAAGGTATATTTTCTTCTTTAACAATTTCTTCTATTTTTCCACCACTTGAGATACATACTATAGAAGTTTTTCTTTTTATAGATTCTTTTAGAACACTGAGTGTTTCTTCAGTATTACCTGAATAACTTATAGCCACTACCAGTGTTTTTGCATCCGAAGCCCAGAGTGGAAGTGTATAGTCCCTGTTCACAAAAGTAGGTATTTTAGAATTTTCAGAAGCAATAGTAGAGATTATATCTCCTCCTATTGCAGAGCCACCCATACCAGAGAAGATAACTTTTTCTATTGACTTAAAAGGCATTTCAGGAATAACAAAGGAATAACCATCTTTACACTGAGAGGCAAATCCTTTAAGTTTGTTGAACATATCCTGTTTATCCAGTTTTTTTATATTTTCTATCATAGATTCCATTTCAACCTCCATTTATTCTGTTTAAAAGATATTTATAGACCTGTTCATGTGTTTCAAATGAAATGACCTCTTTTAAAATTTCTACCATAGTAGTATATTTTACAGACCTTATCTTTTCTTTTACTGCAGGGATTGCAGACGGAGCCATACTTAACTCGTCTATACCCATACCTACAAGAAGACATGCTATCTCAGGAATGGAAGCCATCTCTCCGCAAAGGCCGGTCCATATACCTTTTCTCTTTCCGTTTTCAATAGTAAGTTGTATAAGTTTTATAACAGACGGATGGCATGGTTGATAAAGGTGCAATATCTTTTCATTACTCCTGTCAACTGCGAGTGTATACTGCACCAGGTCATTTGAACCGATACTGAAGAAGTCAGATTCTACTGCAAGTTTATCAGTTATAAGGGCTGCTGAAGGTGTTTCTACCATTATCCCTACTTCAATATCTTCCTTAAAATGTTTTTTCTCTTTTTTAAGGTCATTTTTTACCTTTTGTAGTATTTTATGAGACATTCTTACCTCTTCTATTGTTGAAACCATAGGAAACATCACCTTTAAATTCCCATAAACAGAAGCCATCAGAATTGCCCTTAATTGGGTTTCAAAAATATCCTGTCTTTCTAAAGAAAATCTTATTCCTCGCCACCCGAGAAAAGGATTAAGTTCTTTCCTTATAGAAAGGACAGATACAAATTTATCTCCTCCAATATCTATTGTTCTTATAATGACAGGTTTTTCCGTTCCTATCTTTTCAGCCACTTTTTTATATGCGATGAAGTGTTCCTCTTCTGTAGGAAGGTCATTCCTATTGAGATATAGATATTCTGTTCTATAAAGTCCAATTCCATCTGCTCCATATTTTTTGGCTGCCTCTACTTCTTCTGGAAGTTCTATGTTAGCATGCAGGAATATCCTTTTACCATCTATTGTTTCGCAAGGTTTATCTCTGAGAAAGAGTAGTTGTTTTTTCCGCATTGATAATTGTTCCTGCTTCTTTTTATAATCATCAATGATATTTTTTGAGGGCTTTATTATAACATCTCCTGTATACCCATCTATAATCACAGTATCACCGGTTTTTATCTCTGTTATTATCTTTTCCCCAGCAACCACTGCTGGAATTTCCAGTGCTTTTGCAATTATTGCTGTGTGTGATGTTTCACTCCCTATTGCTGTTATAAATCCTCTAATATAACTTTTATTAATTGAGACAGTTTGACTGGGGGATAGGTCTCTTGCAACGATTATTTCATCAGAGAATATTTTTATTCCTGTATAAGAAGAACCCCGAAGATTATGAATAATTCTTTCAATAACATCTAATATATCCCTTCTTCTGTCTTGATGAAAATCCTTTTCTTCTTTTTTGAATATTCTACTTATTTGATTTATTACTTTCCTGACTGCACTCTCGCTGTTTACCTTTTCTTCTTTTATAATCCTTTCTACTTCACTTTTGAACAATTTATCTTTCAGGAGTGCAAGATGAAATGAAAATATATCTGCATACTTAGTACCAACCTCTTTTTCAAATGTTTGTTTGAGTTCCTCAATCTGGGATTCCGATGTATTGATTGCATCATGAAATCGTGCTATTTCTTTTTCTATGGTGGACTTATCAATAGTATATTCTGTGTCCTGTAAAGAATAGGATTCAAGAACAAATGCTTTTCCAATAGCAATACCGGGAGAGATACCTATCCCTTTTATTTTTTTCATTGTCATGAAAAGCAAATTTTACTATAATCTTTATGATATAGTAGTTAATTTTTCTTCATC is a window from the bacterium genome containing:
- the metK gene encoding methionine adenosyltransferase, translated to MKNSYLFTSESVTEGHPDKICDQISDSILDEVLKQDKNGRVACECLTTRGLIFVAGEITTTGYVDIPGVVRELLKDIGYTDTSYGFNFDSSAIITSIQNQSPDIALGVNKGGAGDQGMMFGYATDETEELMPMPIILAHKLVRRLAEVRKKGELKYLRPDGKSQVTVRYENGIPRSVESVVLSSQHNPSVSHKKIKEDLIELVIKKVIPYEMRSKKMKIFVNPTGRFIIGGPQADTGVTGRKIIVDTYGGVGSHGGGCFSGKDPTKVDRSASYIARYLAKNIVASGLAKRCELQIAYVIGMKQPVSIMVNTENTGIIPDNEIVKLIRNNFDLSPWGIIKKLDLLKPIYRKTACYGHFGREEEGFTWEKKDAIKIFQKEIR
- a CDS encoding bifunctional phosphoglucose/phosphomannose isomerase → MESMIENIKKLDKQDMFNKLKGFASQCKDGYSFVIPEMPFKSIEKVIFSGMGGSAIGGDIISTIASENSKIPTFVNRDYTLPLWASDAKTLVVAISYSGNTEETLSVLKESIKRKTSIVCISSGGKIEEIVKEENIPFVKIPAGFPPRCALGYLFFSCYKIMEQIGVVPSVENKIFTAMARWIEKFLPENKDNLAKHLAEKFYNRIPLLYSSNKFLPVITRWKTQIAENSKAFAFMNVFPEMNHNEIMSWRYPEWFIEKCLPVFIISKKEHPRVNLRFEITKEIIFKKQPQIINLIAEGESLLEELFYLIVLGDWISFYLAILNNENPTEIAEINLLKQKLGG
- the ptsP gene encoding phosphoenolpyruvate--protein phosphotransferase, which produces MKKIKGIGISPGIAIGKAFVLESYSLQDTEYTIDKSTIEKEIARFHDAINTSESQIEELKQTFEKEVGTKYADIFSFHLALLKDKLFKSEVERIIKEEKVNSESAVRKVINQISRIFKKEEKDFHQDRRRDILDVIERIIHNLRGSSYTGIKIFSDEIIVARDLSPSQTVSINKSYIRGFITAIGSETSHTAIIAKALEIPAVVAGEKIITEIKTGDTVIIDGYTGDVIIKPSKNIIDDYKKKQEQLSMRKKQLLFLRDKPCETIDGKRIFLHANIELPEEVEAAKKYGADGIGLYRTEYLYLNRNDLPTEEEHFIAYKKVAEKIGTEKPVIIRTIDIGGDKFVSVLSIRKELNPFLGWRGIRFSLERQDIFETQLRAILMASVYGNLKVMFPMVSTIEEVRMSHKILQKVKNDLKKEKKHFKEDIEVGIMVETPSAALITDKLAVESDFFSIGSNDLVQYTLAVDRSNEKILHLYQPCHPSVIKLIQLTIENGKRKGIWTGLCGEMASIPEIACLLVGMGIDELSMAPSAIPAVKEKIRSVKYTTMVEILKEVISFETHEQVYKYLLNRINGG